CATAAGATTCCGAACCGCAATACCGGCAATTTCCAAGTTTTTGTGAACCTTACACCCATTCAACAATGCTCCCCAAATGAAACCATTTGGCTCAAACTTCATTCCTCTAATCATCTCCAAAGCATCCTCCAGAAAACCACCTTTGCTCAATAAATCAACCATGCATCCATAATGTTCAACTTGAGGACTAATACAATAATCCTCAATCATACTGCCAAACAAACGACGACCCTCTTGTATAAACCCTGCATGAGTACAAGCAGTTAAAACACTAACAAATGTAACCCCATTTGGCCTTATTCCTTCCCTATTCATTTCCTCAAACATTCTTAATGCCTCTTTCGCATAGCCATGTGTAGCAAGTCCATCAATTATGGAATTCCAACAAAACAAATTCTTCTCTTTCAATTTATAAAACACCAAAAGCGACCTTTCTACACTTCCACATTTCGCATACATGTCAATCAATGTTGATCCAATATAAACATCAATCCCAAATCCATTcatcatcaaataaaaatgaatctCTTTTCCTAACCCAAGTGAACCTAAATGGGCACATGCAGAAATTGCAGTTGTTATAGTAACTTCATCAGGAACTACCATTCCCTCATTCACCATTTCATCAAAAAGCTTCACCACTTCATCATATCTCTTGTTCTTCGAATAACAATTCATCAAAGTTGTCCATGAAATAATATCTTTTGAAGGAATTTGCTTAAACAAATACTCAACACGTTCAACATTCCCAAATTTAGCATACCCATCAATCACTGCGTTCCACGTGGCAGTATTTTTCCTCTCAGGCATTTCATCGAACAGTTTTGCTGCAGATTCCACATCATTATTCCTCACATGAGCAGAAATCATCGTTGTCCAAGCATAAACGTCTCTCTCagacatttcatcaaacaccttTCTCGCGTGACACAAGTGACCAATACTCGAATAGAATTCAACCAAAGTAGTTTGAACAAACAAATGTGAATCAAAACCGTTCTTCCACACGTGTCCGTGAATGGTTTTACCAGCAACCGAATCCGTTAACAACGTGCAGGCTTTAATTAAAGACGAGAATGAATAGCTTGACGGCACAATGCTGTTTTGAAGCATATGGATGTAATGTAGTAATGCTTGGTGTGATGAATGGCAATGAACGCATGCTTTGAGGAG
This genomic interval from Trifolium pratense cultivar HEN17-A07 linkage group LG6, ARS_RC_1.1, whole genome shotgun sequence contains the following:
- the LOC123892969 gene encoding pentatricopeptide repeat-containing protein At1g06143 yields the protein MQMLLAKQFSIPKHTLPLQQHFNTNNIHTRLKDTILNHIKQCWNLKSLESIYASMIKTNFNQDCFLMNQFITASSSFSSSNLNFATSTFTQIIKPNTLVYNALLKACVHCHSSHQALLHYIHMLQNSIVPSSYSFSSLIKACTLLTDSVAGKTIHGHVWKNGFDSHLFVQTTLVEFYSSIGHLCHARKVFDEMSERDVYAWTTMISAHVRNNDVESAAKLFDEMPERKNTATWNAVIDGYAKFGNVERVEYLFKQIPSKDIISWTTLMNCYSKNKRYDEVVKLFDEMVNEGMVVPDEVTITTAISACAHLGSLGLGKEIHFYLMMNGFGIDVYIGSTLIDMYAKCGSVERSLLVFYKLKEKNLFCWNSIIDGLATHGYAKEALRMFEEMNREGIRPNGVTFVSVLTACTHAGFIQEGRRLFGSMIEDYCISPQVEHYGCMVDLLSKGGFLEDALEMIRGMKFEPNGFIWGALLNGCKVHKNLEIAGIAVRNLMVLERSNSGHYSLLVNMYAEVNRWSDVAKIRTEMKDLGVEKKCPGSSWIEINKEIHVFVASDKYHPSYGLVHVLLVELDEQLRLAGYVHELRSILY